In Apium graveolens cultivar Ventura chromosome 10, ASM990537v1, whole genome shotgun sequence, the following are encoded in one genomic region:
- the LOC141692691 gene encoding putative WRKY transcription factor 11: MAVEVDMFQEMNNYITHSIRRTGHARFRRGPADQSTTTTTTTASTSSYSDDQPALPHFTFNVKFEDKARAEECKSANSTISSEISTIVGEEATVSNGKLGVLITGVARNYSSAKPPLPLSHKIKLRESKQCVSTESNPIRKCYSSGKPPLPTSHRKRSRENVQVSGDRLSLQGCHCCKRRKKIEIRRRIRISKGSSLSIPADEYSWKKYEHKLIPRSSSSRGGYYKCSSSKECSARKHVIKDKNDPMILIVTYRGEHNHRLPEMCF; this comes from the exons ATGGCAGTTGAAGTTGACATGTTTCAGGAGATGAACAATTATATTACTCATTCTATTCGCCGGACCGGTCACGCCCGGTTCCGTCGCGGACCGGCTGATCAATCCACTACTACTACTACGACTACTGCTTCTACTTCATCTTATTCTGATGATCAACCTGCACTACCTCACTTTACGTTTAATGTTAAGTTTGAAGATAAAGCTAGAGCTGAAGAATGTAAGAGCGCAAATTCTACGATTTCTTCAGAAATCTCGACGATTGTTGGAGAAGAAGCAACGGTTTCCAATGGAAAGCTAGGAGTATTAATCACTGGAGTAGCTAGAAATTATTCGTCTGCTAAGCCTCCACTACCGTTATCTCACAAGATAAAGTTGCGAGAAAGTAAACAATGTGTTAGCACGGAGAGCAATCCAATTAGGAAGTGTTACTCGTCCGGGAAGCCTCCTCTTCCTACGTCTCATCGAAAAAGAAGCCGTGAAAATGTTCAGGTTTCAGGTGATCGGTTGAGCTTGCAAGGTTGTCATTGTTGCAAAAGAAG GAAAAAGATTGAAATCAGGagaagaataagaataagtaaaGGATCATCGTTGTCGATTCCTGCAGATGAGTACTCTTGGAAAAAGTACGAGCACAAGTTGATCCCGAGGTCCTCATCATCACG TGGCGGATACTACAAATGCAGTAGCTCTAAAGAATGCTCAGCGAGAAAACATGTAATCAAGGACAAAAATGATCCGATGATTCTGATCGTGACGTATAGAGGAGAACACAATCATCGATTGCCAGAGATGTGTTTTTGA